The window CTGCGGGTTTTTCTTCAGCCTCCACGGCATTTCTACGTGCCTTGGCTTCTCTTAACGACATTCCGGCCAAAACCGCATCGGCAACTTTACTAAAAAATAATTTGATGGAACGGGTGGCATCGTCGTTACCAGGAACCACGTATTCAATGTCATCGGGATCACAATTGGTATCGGTAAGGGCTATGACGGGAATACCCAGACGTAGGGCCTCTTTAAGAGCCAAATGTTCTTTGTTCGGATCGATGAGCACCACGAGTTGTGCAACTCGATTCATTTCTTTGATACCCGACAGCGATTTTTCTAAGCGTTGAATCTCGCGGTCGATTCTTAATTTTTCTGCTTTTTTCAGATCTTCAAAGCTACCATCTTCTTTACCCTTGATTAGCTTTTTCAAACGATCAATCGAGGCCTTAACCGTGCGAAAGTTGGTTAAGGTGCCACCCATCCAACGGTTGTTGACATAATACATACCACAACGTTCAGCCTCGGTTTTAACAAGGTCTTGGGCCTGGCGTTTGGTTGCAACAAACAACACCTCTTGGCCTTCACCAACAGACTCCGCAATAAAATTTAAAGCTGCTTGGAAAAGGTTAGCTGCCTTGGCAAGATCAATGATGTGAACCCCACCTCGATCGCCATAAAGAAAAGGTTTCATTTTAGGGTTCCATCTTTCTCTTTGATGACCAAAGTGAAACCCTGCTTCGAGTAGTTCTTTAATTTCGATTTTAATCACTGTTATGCTCCTTGGGTTAAGCCGCCGGTTTGACTGGTTTAAACTCTCTATTTTTAAATAAAAACAGAAAGACCCATTAAACCATTACTTTAATTTTGCCAAACCGTGTGTTATTAAGTTATATTAAATACCCTAGTTCTTTTAGGGATTTGAGCCCTATCATAACCTTGGATATTTGCGCAATAGTTTAAGTAAAAGTATCTAATTTTACTCAAAGGGATCTTCAAGATGCTAGGCCTTTTCAGAAAAAGACTCTACTTAACCCTAAACCTAGGGTTTTCTTTCCTTTTTATCTTAGGTTATTTTGCCAATATTGGGTTGTCTAAACCCCTTTCAGATTGGAAATTCTATCAAAAACATGGGCACAAAGATTCTAAGTGGAATAATTTTGTCGAAGAGGGTTTTACCGCTTATGACATTGCTGATTGCACAACCACACTTCAAAAGCTCCAAGAGGCTATAGGGCTTGGTTGCCAAGACCCGATTGTATATTTCAAATTTGCGATCTGTTCAGAAGCAACAGGGAGTATTTATTCTGCAACCCAATACTATGAATTAGCAGCCAAGGGGTTAAAATCGCTCAAAGCATCCCATCCTTATCAAAGAGAAATTCATGAAAACTTTGGGCGTTTGCTCTTTGCTCAAAAAAAATGGACTCAAGCCTTTGAACAGTTACGCACCGCAAGTTCGGTAGGCAATCCCAGCTTTGCACTCTTTTTCATGTTGGCAGAGCTTTACTCGATGAAAGGAGAACATGACTTAGCCGCCGAAAATTATTCCAAGGCTATCAGCCAGCCCACCACCAACATCAAACCCGAAATGTTAGGCAAGGCCTATCGTGAAATCGCCCGCGCCTTGCTCAAACAAAAAAACTACTCTCAAGGTTTAGAATTTATCAAACGAGCCCGCGAACTCTTGCCCAACGACCTCGACCTAACCACCCTCTACAACCAAGCAAGCAGTGGCCTCCAACAAAACCAACTCATCCAAACCCTGGAATCGTTCAAGACCAAATAGATGCCTGAGAAGTGTCGGCAGGGAGGTTTTTTTGACCGTCGCTACAGCGGCGACCCTAATGGAGTTAGCCGTCACGGAATCCTTCCGCGTTCCGCCTTCGGCGGCCTCGGCTTTCCATGACGGCTAACTCGCATTGGGGGCCCCGCCGCTTCCGCGAATGGTCAAAAAAACCTCCCTGCCGACACTTCTCAAGCATCTACAATATTTAATATTGGCAGTAAAAGTTAGATTTGACCGGGGTGGCCAAGCAGGCAACTTAGAGGGTGACGAAACCCTTTGCGCGAGAACGACGAGTCATGAGCATCAAAAAAATGTTGGTTTACTGAAGTTGGAGGATGACCAGAGGGAATACTCCAACTTCATCGTAAACCAACATTTTTTTGATGCGAATACGAGGAGTCCTTCGCCAAGCCTCAGGATAAATTCCGCGCGGGTTGAGGAACCCTCCAAGTTGCCTGCTTGGCCACCCCGGTCAAATCTAACTTTTACTATTTAAGGTGAATTGGGCGCGGCACCGGTTACGTCTACGGTTGTTCCGGTAGGCCCGGTGCTTGGGGATCCACCGCCGCCCCCCATCAAAGCCACCCCCACTCCCGCCCCCACTAAAACTGCCCCTAAGATCCCCCACAACACGGGCGACTTAGCCAAAGATTTTTTCTTTTTACTGCCAATGACAATCACATCGCCTGCCTTACCCTTTTTGACTTCTTTATCAGCCGCCTGAGCTAAAAAGGCCGCCACCACATTAGCGGCCGAACGCACATCGTTTTCAATATCCCCTACCTCTACATTTTTGGTGGCTTGCATCACTTTTTGATTGATATCGATCAATTGAGTTTCAATTTTATGTTTCCAACCTATGGTATCGACCCTAACCAAAATGAGTTTTTGTGCACCGATCGACTTAGCAACCTCCAAAGCCCTTAGTTGAATTGAAGCTGGATTCTCGGTTGCTGAAGCCATGATTCCATCTTCGCTGCGCAAGGCCGTGCCTACTCGCTCTAAGTTAACTGTGGTAACAACTTTTTTCCCTTTCACAACTATCTTTTGGTTATAATTTTTATAGCCATCTTTATAAACACTCAAAAAATGTTCGCCATCTGGATAAAGTAGATTTGAAGAGTTTGTTTGTAAAACTCCATTAACGTAAACTGAAGCACTGCTTGGCTGAACATGAACCTCAAGGGGAAATGTCTTGGCAAAATCTTGTTTGGCCTTCGCTTGCACATCGCTATAAAAACGAAGGGTGCTAGGAGAAAATTTTTCAGGCAAAGGTTCGTAACCTGGAGCTAATCGAATGGCCTCACGAAAGGCCTTTTCTGCTTTCTTTTTATTACCCATCCCCAAATAAATATTACCCAACAACTGATAGGCATCGACTAAATGAAATAATCCCGCACTTTCTTGGCTGCGATAAGTTGCAATGGCCTTTTCTAAAGAATCAATCGCAGGAGCAAAGGCAAAATTGGCATAATGATTTTTTGCTGCATCAATAGCCTGATCAAAATTTTCACCACCCTGGCTAGTATCGGAAAGTGGGAGATGTAATAAGGCTTCTTTAATTTTATCTTGACCCACTAATTGAAAAGTCTCTTTGAGAGAAAACTCATCGTGCATAACATCCAAAACCCCTTTCATGACCTTAGGTTTGGTAGCGGGGGTATAGACACCCAAAATGGCGGTGGTATAGATTTGCTTGGTTTCTGCCGTGGCACGCGGGGAAGAAAAAGGAAAAATTAGAGATAAGATCAAAGTGATAATGAGTAGTCGACTCGACCAAATAAACCGCTCTACTAATTCAGTAGCCATATGGCACCTCCCTTGTCTATGTCTCGCCTATCGTATATCTGCCGATTTGAAAAGGGGGAAAAAATAGCTGGCCCCTTTTTGGTAAAAACGATAACCTGCCCCCTATGCTTTTGCCAAAAACTAAACTCTTCATCATCGGGCATCCCATTGGCCACAGCCTTTCGCCGCCCATGCAAATGGCTGTATTAAAAAAACTAAACTTGCGTTATAGTTATTCAAGTGTTGAAGTCTTACCCGAAGAATTGCCTCTTTTTATACGAAAAATCCGTCAAAACCCTTATTATTTGGGCTTCAATGCTACCCTTCCCCATAAAGAAACCCTCATACCCTTCTTAGACTACGTGTGCCCCGAGGCAAGCCTGATCAGTGCGGTTAATACGGTCGTGGTACGCAATAAGCGGCTGTTGGGTTTTAACACCGATGGCAACGGGTTCATTCAAGGCTTAAAGTTAAACTCTAAGTTTGAGCCCTTTGACAAAAATATTGTTTTATTAGGGGCAGGCGGGGCCAGCCGAGCCATTGCCATTAACCTGCTTAAAGCAAACTGCAAAAAATTGTCGATCTATAATCGCCATTTCAATCGGGCCCATGAACTGGTGAGCTATTTGAAACCAGTATTTCCTGGTATCACCCTAGAGGCCTTAGCACTTGATGTGTTACCCGAGGGGGATCAACTCGAAAACGCAGACCTATTGGTGAATGCCACCAGCCTTGGTCTCCAGGGAACGCAATTTAACGATTTTCCCTGGGCAAAACTAAAAACCACCTGCGTGGTAAGTGACATTGTCTACAACCCCCTTCACACGCACTTTTTAATTGAAGCAGAAAAGCGCGGGTTACCCATCCTTACTGGCGACTTTATGCTGGTGCACCAAGGTGCCCTAGCCTTTGAACTATGGACCGGCCACAAGCCCCCCATCAAAACCATGCACCAAGCGCTCTTGCACGCTTTGAATAAATAAGAAGTCTTTTCAAAGTGAGTAGGGCGACTGCTTTACTTGGCCATTCGCGGAAGCGCCGGGGCCCCAATGCGGGCTGGCCGGTGAGGATGCGCCGGTTATACCGGAAGGATTCCATGCCGGCCAGCCCCATTAGGTCGAAGCTTACGCGTCGGCTTCACCAAGGTGCGGTCTTGCTCAGAGATGCTCAATTTAATAATTCAAGTTTACGCAGCAAAGCGATTTGGTCTCGTAATTGGGCGGCCTGTTCAAATTCAAGATTGCCCGCAGCCTTTTTCATTTCTTTCTTCAATTTTTCAATATGCCCAGGAATTTTCTCTTTAGGCAAGGCCGCTAATTCAGGCGATTCTTGCGCCATGAGTTTCTCTTCAACATTCTGGGCTGGCAAAATATCTTTGATGAGTTTTTGAATCGATCGCGGAGTGATATGATGGTCTTGATTATATTTGGTTTGAATTTCCCGGCGCCGCTTAGTTTCTTGAATGGCGTATGCCATCGACCGAGTAATTTGATCAGCAAACATGACCACCTGCCCATTGAGATTGCGCGCCGCTCGGCCACAGGTTTGCACCAGCGACTTCCCACTCCGCAAAAATCCTTCTTTATCGGCATCTAAAATAGCCACCAGCGAAACTTCTGGCAAATCAAGCCCCTCTCGAAGCAAATTAATCCCTACGATAATATCAAAAATCCCCTTGCGTAGGTCTCTAATAATTTCTACCCGTTCAATATTTTCAATTTCAGAATGAAGATAACGCACCTTCATGCCAATATCTTGCAAATATTTGCTCAAATCCTCGGCCATCTTTTTAGTTAAAGTCGTGACCAAAACCCGTTCTCCCTTGGCAACTCTGCCACGGCACAGGGCCACCAGCTCATCCACTTGGTTCTTCACGGGCAAAACGATAATTTCTGGATCGATCAAACCCGTAGGCCGCACAATTTGTTCAACAATCGCCCCTTGGCTTTTACCCAACTCATAGTCACCCGGCGTTGCTGAAACATAAACGACTTGATGAACGAGTTGTTCAAACTCTTCAAACTTTAGTGGTCGATTATCCAAGGCCGAAGGTAGGCGAAACCCATATTCCACTAAATTCATTTTTCGCGAACGGTCGCCAGGGTACATGCCCCCCACTTGGGGAATGCTGATATGAGATTCATCCACCACCAATAAAAAATCTTTTGGAAAATAATCTAACAACGTTGGCGGAGGTTGGCCTGGCCCACGGCCGGTTAAATGCCGCGAATAGTTTTCAATGCCTTTACAAAAACCAATCTCTTCCATCAACTCAAGGTCATAATTCGTGCGTTGTTCAATACGCTGGGCCTCCAGCGGGCGATTGCACTCTTGAAAATGTTGCACCCGGGTTTTCAATTCTTCACGGATAGTCACCAGGGCCTTTTTTAACAAGTGATCCCAAGTAACATAGTGGCTTGCTGGATAAATGGCGGTTTTTTCTAATTCTTGAATCTCTTTGCCCAGCAAAGGGTCAAATTCAACCAGGCGATCAATTTCATCCCCGAAAAATTCCACCCTGATGGCCCTGGCTTCTTCATGGGCAGGGAAAATTTCTAAACTATCACCTCGCAAGCGAAAGGTTCCCCGGTGAAAATCAATATCGTTACGCACATATTGAATTTTTACTAAATCTTGCAAAATATTTTGGCGAGCTAATCCCCTACCCTTTTCCAAAAAAACCAATAAACCATGATAAGCCTCGGGAGAACCCAACCCATAAATACAAGAAACGCTGGCCACAATGATAACATCGTTACGTTCAAACAGAGCCCGCGTCGCATCGTGGCGCATTTTGTCGATAGCCTCATTAAGGCTAGAATCTTTTTCAATATAAAGATCGCGGCTCGGCAGATAGGCCTCGGGCTGATAATAATCGTAGTAACTCACAAAATATTTGACGGCATTTTCTGGAAAAAATTCTTGAAACTCCGAATAAAGCTGAGCCGCCAGCGTTTTATTGGGAGCTAAAACCAAAGTTGGTCTTTGCACTTGGGCAATAACATTGGCCAGAGTAAAAGTCTTACCACTCCCTGTCACCCCCAAAAGGGTCTGATACTCACACCCAGCCACCAAACCTTCAACCAACTTTTCTATGGCCTCCGGTTGATCACCCGCCGGCTTAAAATCTGCATGCAATTTGAATTTCATATCTCAACCTTACATCATAAAAAAAAAGATACAAGAAGCCCCTGATTCCCAAAATAGTTATTGAATTGTATATACTAAATGTATTACACTACTAATCAAGTAAGGAGGGTAAATTAAATGACAAAAATTAAATTAAACGAATACGAACGAACCGTTGAAAAGGATCTTATTAGAGGCAAATTCCACCCCGTAAGTTCTATGGAATTTGAAAGTATCGCTAGAGCCATCACGCAAAGAAAAAAAGATGCTGTTTTAAATATCCGAATCAACAATCAAGATTTAAAACAATTAAAACTCAAAGCTAAAAAACTAGGGGTCCCTTATCAAACTTTCATTTCAGAAATATTGCGTCGTTTCGCGGCATAATTCTATTTAAATTTTATTTATAAGGATAAGATTTTAACCTATCAAAATATTTACACAAAGTTTTTTTGAAAAGTAAGTGGGGCCTATCCTTGTTTGAAAACATTGCGCAGGAGCGAACCCGTAGGAGGACTAAAAAATTCTATTGTTTTTGTGAATTAGAGGACGACAGAGGAGTAATCTAATTCACAAAAAAACAAAGAATTTTTTAGTCCGAGTAGGGATCGCGGTGCGCGTTTGAAAACAAGGATAGGCCCCACTTACTTTTCAAAAAGACGTGACCCTATTTGCAGATGAATTGGAAGATTCTTCACCATCATGGGTCCCTGCCTTCGCAGGGATGACATTGCTCAGAATAATAGAGGTGGGCTCGCAATGACAGCTTATTTAAACCGCCATTCGGTGCCGGTGGGGTTGTCTTTAATTAAGACTCCTTTTTCTTGAAGCTGGTCGCGAATTTGATCAGCCTGTTTCCAATCTTTATTTTTACGCGCTATTTCTCGTTGTTGAATTAAATTTAAAATTTCAGCTTCGGATATAGGCGCTGTGTTTGCTTTTAAGGCTTGCCACTCCTTAAAATAGTCTTCGGATTTCATACCAAACAAACCCAAAACTTTGTCGTAAATTTGTAATTGCGATAAAAAAGCCAGCGCTGCAGCTACCTGCAAAACCTTGTCTTTGCCATCGTTGAGCAACCGAAATACTTCGCGCACTACCTCAAACAAATTGCCCAATGCCATGGCTGAATTAAAATCATCGTTCATCGCCGTTGCAAAGGCGCCACTTAGATTATTAATTTTTTCTAAAGCCGCTGTTTTAGCTTTATCAAGAGGTTGTGAGTTGGTTTGGCCTTTCAGTTCGCCCTCGGCTAATCTTTTACATTCATAAATCCGCTCCACGCTTGATTCAGCTTGCTTGAGATTTTGATCCGTATAATCCAGCGGCGAACTATAATGCGAAGAAAGTAAAAAATAACGTATCACCTCACGGGGGTATTTTTTCAAAACCTCGCGGATGGTTAAAATATTCCCCGTCGACTTGCTCATTTTTTCGGTATTCAAATTCACAAACCCGTTATGGATCCAATAGCGCACAAATTCTTTGCCTGTGGTACCCTCCGATTGAGCAATTTCATTTTCATGATGAGGAAAAATTAAATCGCGCCCACCCCCATGAATATCAACTTGTTCCCCCAACAACTGAGTGCTCATCACGGAACATTCAATATGCCAGCCTGGCCTGCCGGGGCCAAAGGGCGAAGGCCACGTAGGCTCACCAGGTTTGGCCGCTTTCCACAAGGCAAAATCGAGGGGGTCTTTTTTTTGTTCGCCAATTTCAATACGTGCACCAGATTCTAATTCTTCTAAATTTTTGTGCGATAATTTCCCATAATCTTTTTTACTACGCACGGCATAGTAAACATCGCCACCGGCCTGATAAGCGTGCCCCTTATCCATCAAGGTTTGAATCATTTGAACCATATGGGGAATAAAATCGGTGGCCTTGGGTTCAAAGCCTGGGGCAAGATTTCCTAAACTCGTCATGTCTTCATGAAAGGCCTGAATAAATTGCGCGGTGATTTGTTGCCAAGGGGTTTGAGTGCTTTGACTCTTTTTAATAATTTTATCATCGATGTCGGTAAAATTACGCACATAGGTCACGGTGTAACCTTGGTGAGTAAGATACCGATAAATCATATCAAACACCACACTGGCGCGGGCGTGCCCCAAGTGACAATAATCGTAAACCGTAACCCCACAGACATACATCCCAACACGTTGCGGGTGGAGGGAAATAAATTCCTCTTTTTGTTTGGTAAGGGAATTATAAAGGCAAAGTGGCATTGTCTAATCTTTGCAAGATTTCGGTTTTGGGAAAGAGTTTAAATAAATTGGCCAACTCAGGGCCCTCACTGGCACCGGTTAAGGCAATGCGAAAAGGCATAAAAAGCCCCTTGCCTTTGGCCTTGGTAGCCGCCTTTACCTTTTCAATGGTTTGCGCATAGCTTTCGTCACCAAAAGGTGAATCGATGGTTTCGATCACTTGCTTATAGGCCAATAAAACTTTTTTTGCCTCAGGTGTGATAAGAATATTTTTTAGCTCTTCAGGAAATGCTTGGGGCCGCTGTAAAATAATAGCCACCACGTGGGTGATTTCTGCCAAAGTGCGCCCATTATGCCGGCTGGCTAACGCAACCTCCAAGGCATTATCCGGCAATTCACCCAATTTAGCTTGAAGATGAGATTTTATTGCCTCACAAAATTGCTCAGGCGAAAGTTGATCTAAATAATGTTTGTTAAGATGTTTCATTTTTTCAAAATCAAAAATCGCACTCGAGCGACCCACGCGTGATAAATTAAATTTTTGCGTCATTTCGGAAAGCGTCATGATTTCTTGAGCATCTTCGGGCGCCCAACCTAGTAAGGTCACATAATTAACCACGGCTTCTTTTAAATATCCTTCTTGCTTAAGCGCTGCAACGGAGGTGGAACCATGGCGTTTGGATAATAACTGACGATCTGGCCCCAAGATTAAGGGCAAATGGCCATATTGTGGAACCTCTACCCCCCAAGCTTGGAACAGAGCGATTTGGCGGGGAGTGTTGGACATGCCATCTTCACCCCGAATCACATGCGTAATCTTCATGAGGTAGTCATCGAGGGCTGAAGCAAAGAGATAAACCGGATCCCCATTAGAGCGAAAAATCACAAAGTCGCCCATAGAATTGGTATCAAAACTTTTATCGCCATAAACTAAATCGTGAAATTTAATCACTTGCGGAGTCAAATGAAACCGAATCGAAGGCTTGCGGCCCTCGGAAAGTAGCTGCTCTTTTTGTTCTGGGGTTAACTGCCGACACTTGCCACTGTATTTAGGCGTTTTACTGGCATTGAGGGCCTTAATCTTTTCGGCCTCGAGCTCATCATGAGTGCAATAACACGGATAAACCTTGCCTTGCGCTTGCAGCTTTTCTAAATATTCCCGATAAAGTGAAGACCGTTCAGACTGACGATAAGGGCCATGAGCCCCACCGGCCCGAGGCGATTCTTCAAATTCAATCCCCAACCAAGCCAAATCGGTATAAATGGAATCTTCAAAATTTTGGGTGGACCGCTCTTTATCGGTATCTTCGATACGCAAGACACAAACCCCTTGCTGATGCTTAGCAAATAAATAATTAAATAATGCGGTGCGAATATTACCTAAATGCAATTCCCCCGTGGGGCTGGGAGCAAACCTTACTCGTGTCATATGGGTACCTCTAAATAACTCGATTTTTGAAAACCCCTAAAAAGGGCTCAGATGCAAGGCGCCCGCAAAGACGCGACCGGAGCGTATATGCAAATACGTGAGGATCGCGTCTTTGCGGGCAACGCCGCAGATGAGCCCTTTTTAGGGGTTTTCATATGTTGTTCCTATCTTTTTATAAGCAAAATAATGGCCTGCACCGCTATGCCCTCGCCTGCACCAATGCTACCCAAACCATTGGCCGTTGAAGCCTTGATACTTACCTGATTAAGTTCAATATTCAAGTCTTCCGCAATATTTTGCCGCATGGGATCGATATAAGAGCGAAGTTTGGGCCGTTCGGCCATGACCACACAATCTAAATTAGCGATCCCATAATGTTGCTCTTGCACTAAACGATAGCACTCTTTTAAAAGCACCCGGCTCGAAATCCCCCGATAACGTGGGTCGGTATCGGGAAAATGTTTACCCAAATCACCTAAATTCAAAGCCCCCAACAAGGCATCACAAAGGGCATGCAAAACCGCATCGGCATCGGAGTGCCCCTTAAGCCCCTTTTCAAAGGGAATTTCAACTCCCCCTAAGATCAAAGGCCGACCTGGCACCAAGGGATGGATGTCATAACCTAGGCCAATTCGATACATCATAATACCTTTTTTCTCTGACCTAAGATGAGTTGTTCTGCAAGTTCAAAATCAAGCAGCGTAGTTATTTTGAAATTTCGAGGACTGCCTGAGGCCAATCGAACTTTGACCCCAATAGATTCCATTAGGGCTGCTTCGTCGGTGACCTCTAGACGATTAGCCTTGGCATAGGCAAAACCTTGTTCTAAAAGATCACGGCGAAACACTTGTGGGGTTTGACTTTGATAAAGCCCTTGCCGATTCACCGTATTTTTCACATATCCTTCGTTATCAGCCTTTTTTAAAGTATCGGCGATAGGGGTGGCTGCCACAGCTGCCCCCGTGCTTTGAGCAGCTTTAAGTGTTTCTTTAACAATAAATTCATCGACCAAAGGGCGAGCGGCATCGTGGATCAAAATCCACTTAGCAGTCACGGGAATCGCAGCCAAACCTTGCAACACAGAATCTTGACGCAATTTTCCCCCAGCTACCACGGTTAAGCGACCATGCCACGACTTTTGATAAGCAGTATAATAAGCCTGTGGAAAAACCAAAATAATACCTTCGATTTCAGGGAGTTGGCTAAGACAATTTAAACTATATTCAAAGAGAGGCCGCCCAGCCATTGGTAAAAACTGCTTAGGCTCTTGGGTACCAAAACGCAGGCCCTGGCCCCCCGCCACCACGATCGCCCAAATTGAA of the Deltaproteobacteria bacterium genome contains:
- the uvrB gene encoding excinuclease ABC subunit UvrB, encoding MKFKLHADFKPAGDQPEAIEKLVEGLVAGCEYQTLLGVTGSGKTFTLANVIAQVQRPTLVLAPNKTLAAQLYSEFQEFFPENAVKYFVSYYDYYQPEAYLPSRDLYIEKDSSLNEAIDKMRHDATRALFERNDVIIVASVSCIYGLGSPEAYHGLLVFLEKGRGLARQNILQDLVKIQYVRNDIDFHRGTFRLRGDSLEIFPAHEEARAIRVEFFGDEIDRLVEFDPLLGKEIQELEKTAIYPASHYVTWDHLLKKALVTIREELKTRVQHFQECNRPLEAQRIEQRTNYDLELMEEIGFCKGIENYSRHLTGRGPGQPPPTLLDYFPKDFLLVVDESHISIPQVGGMYPGDRSRKMNLVEYGFRLPSALDNRPLKFEEFEQLVHQVVYVSATPGDYELGKSQGAIVEQIVRPTGLIDPEIIVLPVKNQVDELVALCRGRVAKGERVLVTTLTKKMAEDLSKYLQDIGMKVRYLHSEIENIERVEIIRDLRKGIFDIIVGINLLREGLDLPEVSLVAILDADKEGFLRSGKSLVQTCGRAARNLNGQVVMFADQITRSMAYAIQETKRRREIQTKYNQDHHITPRSIQKLIKDILPAQNVEEKLMAQESPELAALPKEKIPGHIEKLKKEMKKAAGNLEFEQAAQLRDQIALLRKLELLN
- a CDS encoding cysteine--tRNA ligase; translated protein: MPLCLYNSLTKQKEEFISLHPQRVGMYVCGVTVYDYCHLGHARASVVFDMIYRYLTHQGYTVTYVRNFTDIDDKIIKKSQSTQTPWQQITAQFIQAFHEDMTSLGNLAPGFEPKATDFIPHMVQMIQTLMDKGHAYQAGGDVYYAVRSKKDYGKLSHKNLEELESGARIEIGEQKKDPLDFALWKAAKPGEPTWPSPFGPGRPGWHIECSVMSTQLLGEQVDIHGGGRDLIFPHHENEIAQSEGTTGKEFVRYWIHNGFVNLNTEKMSKSTGNILTIREVLKKYPREVIRYFLLSSHYSSPLDYTDQNLKQAESSVERIYECKRLAEGELKGQTNSQPLDKAKTAALEKINNLSGAFATAMNDDFNSAMALGNLFEVVREVFRLLNDGKDKVLQVAAALAFLSQLQIYDKVLGLFGMKSEDYFKEWQALKANTAPISEAEILNLIQQREIARKNKDWKQADQIRDQLQEKGVLIKDNPTGTEWRFK
- the ispD gene encoding 2-C-methyl-D-erythritol 4-phosphate cytidylyltransferase, whose translation is MGSSNSIWAIVVAGGQGLRFGTQEPKQFLPMAGRPLFEYSLNCLSQLPEIEGIILVFPQAYYTAYQKSWHGRLTVVAGGKLRQDSVLQGLAAIPVTAKWILIHDAARPLVDEFIVKETLKAAQSTGAAVAATPIADTLKKADNEGYVKNTVNRQGLYQSQTPQVFRRDLLEQGFAYAKANRLEVTDEAALMESIGVKVRLASGSPRNFKITTLLDFELAEQLILGQRKKVL
- the rpsB gene encoding 30S ribosomal protein S2 encodes the protein MIKIEIKELLEAGFHFGHQRERWNPKMKPFLYGDRGGVHIIDLAKAANLFQAALNFIAESVGEGQEVLFVATKRQAQDLVKTEAERCGMYYVNNRWMGGTLTNFRTVKASIDRLKKLIKGKEDGSFEDLKKAEKLRIDREIQRLEKSLSGIKEMNRVAQLVVLIDPNKEHLALKEALRLGIPVIALTDTNCDPDDIEYVVPGNDDATRSIKLFFSKVADAVLAGMSLREAKARRNAVEAEEKPAVRETGGRKADAYVAKPEASEDEEATADVYSAKPIVEAEAITMEKQHQD
- the aroE gene encoding shikimate dehydrogenase; this translates as MLLPKTKLFIIGHPIGHSLSPPMQMAVLKKLNLRYSYSSVEVLPEELPLFIRKIRQNPYYLGFNATLPHKETLIPFLDYVCPEASLISAVNTVVVRNKRLLGFNTDGNGFIQGLKLNSKFEPFDKNIVLLGAGGASRAIAINLLKANCKKLSIYNRHFNRAHELVSYLKPVFPGITLEALALDVLPEGDQLENADLLVNATSLGLQGTQFNDFPWAKLKTTCVVSDIVYNPLHTHFLIEAEKRGLPILTGDFMLVHQGALAFELWTGHKPPIKTMHQALLHALNK
- a CDS encoding glutamate--tRNA ligase, with product MTRVRFAPSPTGELHLGNIRTALFNYLFAKHQQGVCVLRIEDTDKERSTQNFEDSIYTDLAWLGIEFEESPRAGGAHGPYRQSERSSLYREYLEKLQAQGKVYPCYCTHDELEAEKIKALNASKTPKYSGKCRQLTPEQKEQLLSEGRKPSIRFHLTPQVIKFHDLVYGDKSFDTNSMGDFVIFRSNGDPVYLFASALDDYLMKITHVIRGEDGMSNTPRQIALFQAWGVEVPQYGHLPLILGPDRQLLSKRHGSTSVAALKQEGYLKEAVVNYVTLLGWAPEDAQEIMTLSEMTQKFNLSRVGRSSAIFDFEKMKHLNKHYLDQLSPEQFCEAIKSHLQAKLGELPDNALEVALASRHNGRTLAEITHVVAIILQRPQAFPEELKNILITPEAKKVLLAYKQVIETIDSPFGDESYAQTIEKVKAATKAKGKGLFMPFRIALTGASEGPELANLFKLFPKTEILQRLDNATLPL
- a CDS encoding PEGA domain-containing protein, which translates into the protein MATELVERFIWSSRLLIITLILSLIFPFSSPRATAETKQIYTTAILGVYTPATKPKVMKGVLDVMHDEFSLKETFQLVGQDKIKEALLHLPLSDTSQGGENFDQAIDAAKNHYANFAFAPAIDSLEKAIATYRSQESAGLFHLVDAYQLLGNIYLGMGNKKKAEKAFREAIRLAPGYEPLPEKFSPSTLRFYSDVQAKAKQDFAKTFPLEVHVQPSSASVYVNGVLQTNSSNLLYPDGEHFLSVYKDGYKNYNQKIVVKGKKVVTTVNLERVGTALRSEDGIMASATENPASIQLRALEVAKSIGAQKLILVRVDTIGWKHKIETQLIDINQKVMQATKNVEVGDIENDVRSAANVVAAFLAQAADKEVKKGKAGDVIVIGSKKKKSLAKSPVLWGILGAVLVGAGVGVALMGGGGGSPSTGPTGTTVDVTGAAPNSP
- a CDS encoding 2-C-methyl-D-erythritol 2,4-cyclodiphosphate synthase gives rise to the protein MYRIGLGYDIHPLVPGRPLILGGVEIPFEKGLKGHSDADAVLHALCDALLGALNLGDLGKHFPDTDPRYRGISSRVLLKECYRLVQEQHYGIANLDCVVMAERPKLRSYIDPMRQNIAEDLNIELNQVSIKASTANGLGSIGAGEGIAVQAIILLIKR